The following coding sequences are from one Hymenobacter sp. DG25A window:
- a CDS encoding OmpP1/FadL family transporter, giving the protein MSSKKFAGFVGLVVLSALAAPRSQGQGLGNSPYSRLGLGDEVPNTGGIRQQGMGGAGLAAPNGSHVNDQNPAMLFYTTRTTFELGLNGQYKTVKNNVASQKDGSATLGYMVLAVPLSSRWAASLGLRPYSVVDFEAKTIDKVEGDPNARSLKQYEGTGSLSQAYIAQGVKVAKGLTVGVTASYIFGAIDQKTKATLLTDTSSISASTTTAVVGEHTYYSDFNFRVGSHYRTALNSNLNLNVGGTYTFGSKLDGTNSVVLDRERIDGTLLERTPVQNDQTGAATLPSTIQGGISFDNNKNWTVAADASQTKWSDYRGFRGTNTTPLDNTFRVAAGGELTPDPTSVDSYFKRVTYRVGLSVASMPYRPAGQTLYDRSVSWGFTLPVPSATALDAAAVNLSFTYGMRGNTDVSTAFPKGNIQEDYVRAQLGFTLNNRWFIKRRVE; this is encoded by the coding sequence ATGTCAAGTAAGAAATTCGCCGGCTTCGTTGGCTTGGTAGTACTCAGTGCGCTGGCCGCTCCACGCAGCCAGGGACAAGGTCTCGGTAACTCTCCCTATTCCCGTTTGGGGCTGGGCGATGAAGTGCCCAATACCGGCGGCATTCGTCAGCAGGGCATGGGAGGCGCCGGCCTGGCTGCTCCTAATGGGTCCCACGTGAACGACCAGAACCCCGCTATGCTGTTCTATACCACGCGCACCACCTTTGAGCTGGGTCTGAATGGTCAGTACAAAACGGTGAAGAACAACGTGGCCTCGCAGAAAGACGGGAGTGCAACGCTGGGCTATATGGTATTGGCCGTGCCGCTGTCTAGCCGGTGGGCGGCTTCACTGGGTCTTCGGCCGTATAGCGTAGTTGACTTCGAGGCAAAAACCATTGATAAGGTTGAGGGAGACCCTAATGCCCGCTCGCTGAAGCAGTATGAGGGCACGGGCAGCCTGAGCCAGGCCTACATTGCGCAGGGCGTGAAAGTGGCAAAGGGCCTTACGGTAGGAGTTACGGCATCCTATATCTTCGGGGCCATTGACCAGAAAACCAAAGCCACCCTGCTTACGGATACCTCGTCTATCAGCGCGTCTACCACTACTGCCGTGGTAGGGGAGCACACGTATTATTCGGACTTCAACTTCCGGGTAGGCTCTCATTATCGGACGGCGCTCAACAGCAACCTGAATCTGAATGTGGGTGGTACCTACACCTTCGGCTCTAAGCTGGATGGTACTAACTCAGTGGTGCTGGACCGCGAGCGGATAGATGGCACCCTGTTGGAGCGGACGCCGGTGCAGAATGATCAGACGGGGGCGGCTACGCTTCCCTCTACCATTCAGGGCGGAATCTCCTTCGATAATAACAAGAACTGGACCGTGGCGGCTGATGCCAGCCAGACCAAGTGGTCGGACTACCGTGGCTTCCGGGGTACTAATACTACCCCCCTGGATAATACCTTCCGGGTAGCGGCCGGTGGCGAGCTGACTCCTGATCCAACATCCGTCGACAGCTACTTTAAGCGGGTAACCTACCGGGTGGGCCTGAGCGTGGCCTCCATGCCATACCGGCCAGCCGGGCAAACCCTCTACGACCGGTCCGTCAGCTGGGGCTTTACCCTGCCGGTGCCTTCGGCCACGGCCCTGGACGCTGCGGCTGTAAATCTCTCCTTCACCTACGGCATGCGCGGCAATACCGACGTAAGCACGGCTTTCCCCAAAGGCAACATTCAGGAAGACTATGTGCGCGCTCAGCTGGGCTTTACGCTCAATAACCGTTGGTTTATCAAGCGCCGCGTAGAATAA
- a CDS encoding type III pantothenate kinase yields MHLLTLDIGNTAAKLGYFVEGELVQQEAGLLPEQVVEMVSRLRPDHAIIATVSARPVEEWVKELKPYVRGTVLPFAPAATPIPLQNAYATPHTLGADRLAAAVGAATLFPRQDALILDAGTALKADWVEGGHTFRGGSIAPGLQLRFQALHTFTGRLPLVTAPSLAEAVPLTGTDTQSAIRSGVVNGMVAEINGILAAYRHQSPHLAAVLTGGDGPFFEPRLKGRIFAIPELVLLGLHRILVHNVK; encoded by the coding sequence ATGCACTTACTCACCCTCGACATTGGTAACACAGCGGCAAAGCTGGGCTATTTTGTGGAGGGTGAGTTGGTGCAACAGGAGGCCGGGCTGCTCCCGGAACAGGTAGTGGAAATGGTTTCCCGCCTGCGTCCGGATCATGCTATTATTGCCACGGTTTCGGCTCGCCCGGTAGAGGAGTGGGTGAAGGAACTGAAGCCCTACGTTCGTGGAACGGTGCTGCCTTTTGCTCCCGCCGCTACTCCCATCCCTCTCCAAAATGCTTACGCCACGCCCCACACGCTGGGGGCTGACCGTTTAGCCGCGGCCGTGGGAGCCGCCACCCTTTTCCCCCGGCAGGACGCGCTTATTCTCGATGCGGGAACAGCGCTGAAAGCGGATTGGGTGGAAGGCGGCCACACGTTTCGGGGGGGGAGTATTGCGCCGGGGCTGCAGCTGCGGTTTCAGGCCCTGCATACTTTCACGGGACGGCTGCCGTTGGTAACGGCACCCTCGCTGGCAGAAGCGGTGCCGCTTACCGGCACCGATACGCAGTCGGCCATTCGCAGTGGCGTGGTGAATGGCATGGTGGCCGAAATAAATGGAATACTGGCCGCGTACCGGCATCAAAGCCCGCATCTGGCGGCCGTTCTGACCGGTGGCGACGGGCCTTTCTTTGAACCGCGGCTGAAAGGACGCATCTTTGCAATTCCCGAGTTGGTTCTGCTCGGGCTTCACCGAATTCTGGTGCATAATGTCAAGTAA
- a CDS encoding pseudouridine synthase, whose product MKPFEPKGTWAGQPYRHEDKPAVPRGDRGERNRKFNKVGPNPAPAAAPQKAFDNDEYRAPERGADLGPDREIRPARPFDFRGRPDEGTFERERPRSAPDRREGGAGPRSFGERPAFGSRPSSDRKDSGSRPYGDRNESGSRPAYGDRPQARPYGDKREVRPYGDKREARPYGDAGKDRPSYGDKREARPYGERSERPFEKRDARPAGADKRAGRDVPSNRAGKLKYGEVAGEAPEYKNLKFYEDDKNRGNKRRREEEEVNSDEIRLNRYIANAGICSRREADSLIVAGEIKVNGEVITELGYKVKPTDTVQYGKTNLNREKLVYVLLNKPKDFITTTEDPEGRRTVMELVASASKERIFPVGRLDRNTTGLLLFTNDGEVAQKLSHPSHKNKKIYQVELDKPLTEEHLKLITAGVELEDGKAEVDDVAVVAGNPHFVGVEIHIGRNRIVRRIFEHLGYDVVTLDRVQYAGLTKKDLPRGKWRFLSEKEVIRLKYFM is encoded by the coding sequence GTGAAACCCTTTGAGCCTAAAGGTACCTGGGCCGGCCAGCCATACCGGCACGAGGATAAGCCCGCCGTTCCCCGCGGCGACCGGGGCGAGCGGAACCGCAAATTCAATAAAGTAGGCCCCAACCCGGCACCGGCTGCGGCCCCACAAAAGGCTTTCGATAACGACGAATATCGGGCTCCGGAGCGTGGCGCGGACCTGGGTCCGGACCGTGAAATCCGTCCTGCCCGTCCCTTTGATTTTCGGGGTCGTCCGGATGAAGGCACGTTTGAGCGGGAGCGGCCTCGTAGTGCGCCTGACCGCCGCGAAGGTGGTGCCGGCCCCCGCAGCTTTGGGGAGCGGCCCGCCTTTGGCAGCCGTCCATCCTCAGACCGCAAAGACAGCGGAAGCCGCCCTTATGGCGACCGAAATGAGAGTGGCAGCCGCCCGGCTTACGGCGACCGGCCGCAGGCGCGCCCATATGGCGACAAGCGGGAAGTCCGGCCTTACGGGGACAAGCGTGAGGCGCGCCCATACGGTGATGCCGGCAAAGACCGTCCTTCGTACGGCGACAAGCGCGAAGCACGCCCGTATGGCGAAAGAAGCGAGCGGCCTTTCGAAAAGCGCGACGCACGCCCAGCCGGAGCTGATAAGCGCGCCGGCCGGGATGTTCCTTCTAACCGCGCGGGCAAGCTGAAGTACGGCGAAGTTGCTGGCGAAGCCCCAGAGTACAAGAACCTCAAGTTTTACGAAGACGATAAAAACCGGGGCAACAAGCGCCGCCGCGAGGAAGAGGAAGTCAACTCCGACGAAATCCGCCTGAACCGCTACATCGCCAACGCCGGTATCTGCTCCCGCCGCGAGGCCGACTCGCTGATTGTAGCGGGCGAAATTAAGGTAAACGGTGAGGTAATTACCGAACTGGGCTACAAGGTGAAACCCACCGATACGGTACAGTACGGCAAAACCAATCTGAACCGGGAAAAGCTGGTGTATGTGCTGCTGAATAAGCCCAAGGACTTCATCACTACCACGGAAGACCCCGAAGGTCGCCGGACGGTAATGGAGCTGGTGGCCAGCGCCTCGAAAGAGCGTATTTTCCCGGTAGGCCGCCTGGACCGCAATACCACGGGCCTGCTGCTATTCACCAACGATGGCGAAGTGGCGCAGAAACTCTCGCACCCCTCGCACAAAAACAAGAAAATCTATCAGGTAGAGCTGGATAAGCCCCTGACGGAGGAGCACCTGAAGCTGATTACGGCCGGGGTGGAGCTGGAAGACGGCAAGGCCGAGGTGGATGACGTGGCCGTAGTGGCGGGCAACCCGCATTTTGTGGGGGTTGAGATTCACATTGGTCGTAACCGAATTGTGCGCCGCATTTTCGAACACCTGGGGTATGATGTGGTAACCCTGGACCGCGTGCAGTACGCTGGCCTGACGAAGAAGGACCTGCCCCGCGGCAAGTGGCGTTTCCTGTCGGAGAAAGAGGTTATCCGCCTGAAATATTTCATGTAG
- a CDS encoding TraR/DksA family transcriptional regulator has product MSEETLRYSREELAEFEAIIQDKLTAARKEVAFIKETLSRKNDSGTDNTASSSKVLEDGADTAEKESLNQLGARQMKFIQQLENALVRIKNGTYGVCIGTGKLIPKERLRAVPHTQHSIEAKMARRD; this is encoded by the coding sequence ATGAGTGAAGAAACCCTACGCTATTCCAGGGAAGAACTGGCCGAGTTTGAGGCGATTATTCAAGACAAACTCACCGCTGCCCGCAAGGAAGTAGCTTTCATCAAAGAAACACTGAGCCGCAAGAACGATTCGGGTACGGACAACACCGCTTCTTCCTCCAAAGTGTTGGAAGATGGTGCTGATACCGCTGAAAAGGAAAGCCTGAACCAGTTGGGCGCCCGGCAGATGAAATTCATCCAGCAGTTGGAAAATGCGCTGGTGCGCATCAAAAACGGCACTTATGGCGTGTGCATCGGCACGGGCAAGCTCATTCCCAAGGAGCGCTTGCGGGCCGTACCGCACACCCAGCATTCCATTGAAGCCAAAATGGCTCGGCGCGACTAA
- the ribH gene encoding 6,7-dimethyl-8-ribityllumazine synthase — translation MATSLKNLSDYTSDHFIDISEKKFGLVVAEWNREITDVLSQGAYDTLLKHGAKAENIYRNTVPGSFELTLGAQLLAQHEEIDAVICLGVVIQGETKHDDYINNAVAQGITLVGLKFNKPVIFGLVTTNTLEQAWDRAGGKHGNKGVEGAVAAIHMLGF, via the coding sequence ATGGCCACTTCCCTCAAAAACCTCAGCGACTATACTTCCGACCACTTTATTGACATCAGCGAGAAGAAATTTGGGCTGGTAGTAGCCGAGTGGAACCGCGAGATAACCGACGTGCTCAGCCAGGGCGCTTACGATACCCTTTTGAAGCATGGTGCCAAAGCGGAGAATATCTACCGCAACACCGTACCCGGAAGCTTCGAGCTGACCTTGGGTGCCCAGTTGCTGGCCCAGCACGAGGAGATTGATGCCGTTATATGTCTGGGTGTGGTTATTCAGGGCGAAACCAAGCACGACGACTATATCAATAATGCCGTTGCCCAGGGCATCACTCTGGTAGGGCTGAAGTTCAACAAGCCCGTCATTTTTGGTCTGGTGACCACCAATACTCTGGAGCAGGCCTGGGACCGGGCGGGCGGCAAGCACGGCAACAAAGGAGTGGAAGGTGCCGTGGCCGCCATTCATATGCTAGGCTTCTAA
- a CDS encoding tetratricopeptide repeat protein: MSKIPYTRNSPLNRSQVNQEPADPTQPNPEALNPEHPLFEDPDALAARLAGSEDFVRSNKNLLLGILTVVILAVVGAFGWYTWRNKQDEKAQAALFQAVNYWEADSVKKAMKGDGQYEGLEAVASEYGSTKAGNLANFYAGAASLKEGKFQQAIDYLQDFSSDDELVQARAYALQGDANLELGKTKEAADLYEKAADYKANEYFSPSYLLKEAAALELAKDYAGAVAVYDKILTDYPAAAEANEAKQYKARAQGLAGGK; the protein is encoded by the coding sequence ATGTCAAAGATTCCCTACACGCGGAACAGTCCGCTGAACCGCAGCCAGGTAAACCAGGAGCCTGCAGACCCCACGCAGCCTAATCCGGAAGCCCTCAATCCGGAGCACCCGCTGTTTGAAGATCCGGATGCCCTGGCTGCCCGCCTGGCAGGCTCGGAAGATTTCGTGCGCAGCAACAAGAATCTCCTGCTCGGCATTCTAACCGTGGTGATTCTGGCAGTAGTAGGGGCTTTTGGCTGGTATACTTGGCGTAATAAGCAGGATGAGAAAGCGCAAGCTGCTCTTTTTCAGGCTGTTAATTACTGGGAAGCTGATTCCGTGAAGAAAGCCATGAAAGGCGACGGTCAGTACGAAGGTCTGGAAGCAGTAGCTTCCGAGTACGGCAGCACCAAAGCCGGCAACCTGGCAAACTTTTACGCCGGCGCCGCCTCTTTGAAAGAAGGCAAATTCCAGCAGGCTATTGATTATCTGCAGGACTTCAGCTCCGATGACGAGCTGGTGCAAGCCCGCGCCTATGCATTGCAGGGTGACGCTAACCTGGAGCTGGGCAAAACCAAGGAAGCCGCTGACCTGTATGAGAAGGCGGCCGACTACAAAGCCAACGAATACTTCTCGCCGAGCTATCTGCTGAAAGAGGCTGCCGCCCTGGAGCTGGCAAAGGACTATGCCGGAGCCGTAGCGGTATATGATAAGATTCTGACCGATTATCCGGCCGCTGCCGAAGCCAACGAGGCCAAACAGTACAAAGCCCGCGCCCAGGGCCTGGCCGGCGGCAAATAA
- the pdhA gene encoding pyruvate dehydrogenase (acetyl-transferring) E1 component subunit alpha, protein MPPAGDPHAAAPRATTTDKPQFPKETYMQWYEQMMLMRKFEEKAGQLYGQQKIKGFCHLYIGQEACVAGAVSALTKGDKWITAYRDHAHPLALGTSPNAIMAELFAKATGCSKGKGGSMHMFDKNVNFVGGHGIVGAQVPMGAGIGFAEKYNKTGNLCICYMGDGAVRQGALHEAFNMAMLWKLPVIFVVENNGYAMGTSVQRTSNVTELYTIGEAYDMPSEPVNAMSVEDVHNAVARAAERARAGEGPTFLEFKTYRYKGHSMSDPAKYRTKEELEDYRSRDTIESVRHTILTNNMATEEELAAIDEKIKAQVQESVEFAENSPYPTADELFKDVYVQQDYPYIRD, encoded by the coding sequence ATGCCACCGGCTGGTGATCCGCATGCTGCGGCTCCGAGAGCTACCACTACGGACAAGCCACAGTTTCCGAAGGAGACTTATATGCAGTGGTATGAGCAAATGATGCTCATGCGCAAGTTTGAAGAGAAAGCTGGCCAGCTATACGGCCAGCAAAAGATAAAGGGCTTCTGCCACCTCTACATTGGTCAGGAAGCGTGCGTTGCCGGGGCGGTATCAGCCCTGACCAAGGGTGATAAGTGGATTACGGCTTACCGTGACCACGCGCATCCCCTGGCGCTGGGCACCTCGCCTAATGCCATCATGGCCGAGCTGTTTGCGAAAGCTACCGGTTGCTCCAAAGGCAAAGGCGGCTCTATGCACATGTTCGATAAGAACGTGAATTTTGTGGGCGGCCACGGCATTGTAGGCGCGCAGGTTCCGATGGGTGCCGGCATTGGCTTCGCTGAGAAATACAACAAGACCGGCAACCTCTGCATCTGCTACATGGGTGATGGTGCCGTGCGCCAGGGTGCCCTGCACGAAGCCTTTAACATGGCCATGCTGTGGAAGCTGCCGGTTATCTTTGTAGTAGAGAACAACGGCTACGCCATGGGTACATCCGTGCAGCGTACTTCTAACGTCACGGAGCTGTATACCATAGGCGAAGCCTACGACATGCCTTCGGAGCCGGTGAATGCCATGAGCGTGGAAGACGTGCACAACGCCGTGGCCCGCGCCGCGGAGCGCGCCCGTGCCGGCGAAGGCCCCACGTTCCTGGAGTTCAAAACCTACCGCTACAAGGGCCACTCCATGAGTGACCCCGCCAAGTACCGCACCAAGGAAGAGCTGGAGGACTACCGCTCCCGCGACACCATCGAGTCGGTACGCCACACCATCCTTACCAACAACATGGCGACCGAAGAAGAACTGGCCGCTATTGATGAAAAGATCAAAGCGCAGGTTCAGGAGTCGGTAGAGTTTGCTGAGAACTCCCCGTACCCCACCGCCGATGAGCTGTTCAAGGACGTGTATGTACAGCAGGACTATCCTTATATCCGCGACTAA
- the recF gene encoding DNA replication/repair protein RecF (All proteins in this family for which functions are known are DNA-binding proteins that assist the filamentation of RecA onto DNA for the initiation of recombination or recombinational repair.) — translation MILDSLYLLFFKNYDEASLRLSPHINCFVGDNGSGKTNLLDAIHYLCLTKSAFTSSDAQSIKQGEEFFVVKGRFRTPPADTLETIQCSLRAGQKKALTHDKQPYERISDHIGKYPVVLISPYDTDLIRQGSEERRKFFDSFISQLDHAYLELLIRYSHLLKQRNSLLKLAAERQSGYDRDYLLVLDEQLAPLGEQLTQQRLQFLAEFTPIFQRHYEQLADGREQVTLEYKSQLSDADFGKLLRLNERKDLILQRTTIGPHKDDFVFLMDGMPVKSYGSQGQQKSYAIALKLAQFEMAAARKGHKPLLLLDDIFDRLDERRITRLLQLVADHTFGQVFLTDTHLERTDRILASLSEQVSRFLVERGTVRAL, via the coding sequence ATGATACTGGATAGTCTATACCTATTATTCTTCAAAAACTACGATGAAGCCTCGCTCCGGCTGTCTCCGCATATCAACTGTTTCGTGGGAGACAATGGTAGTGGCAAGACTAATCTGCTGGATGCTATCCATTATCTGTGTTTGACGAAAAGTGCCTTTACCTCCTCCGATGCCCAGAGCATTAAGCAGGGAGAGGAGTTCTTTGTAGTGAAGGGGCGGTTTCGCACCCCTCCTGCGGATACCTTGGAAACCATACAATGCAGTTTGCGCGCCGGCCAGAAGAAAGCCCTGACGCACGACAAGCAACCCTACGAACGGATATCAGACCACATAGGAAAATACCCGGTGGTCCTGATTTCTCCTTACGACACGGACTTGATTCGGCAGGGTAGTGAGGAGCGACGCAAGTTTTTCGACAGCTTTATTTCGCAGCTGGACCACGCTTATCTGGAGTTGCTGATCCGCTACTCCCACTTGCTCAAGCAACGTAACTCTTTGCTCAAACTGGCCGCCGAGCGCCAGAGCGGTTATGACCGGGACTACCTGCTGGTGCTGGACGAACAGCTGGCCCCCCTTGGCGAGCAACTTACTCAGCAACGACTACAGTTCCTGGCGGAGTTCACCCCTATTTTTCAGCGGCACTACGAGCAACTGGCCGATGGCCGGGAGCAAGTGACCCTGGAATATAAAAGCCAGCTCAGCGACGCTGACTTTGGTAAGCTCCTTCGCTTAAATGAGCGCAAGGACCTGATCCTCCAGCGCACCACCATCGGCCCTCACAAGGACGACTTTGTCTTTCTGATGGATGGTATGCCCGTGAAGAGCTACGGCTCCCAGGGTCAGCAAAAGTCTTACGCCATTGCATTAAAGCTGGCCCAGTTTGAAATGGCTGCGGCCCGCAAAGGCCACAAACCCCTGCTGCTGTTGGATGATATTTTTGACCGCCTGGATGAGCGGCGCATTACCCGACTATTGCAGCTGGTAGCTGACCACACCTTCGGCCAGGTTTTCTTGACCGATACTCACCTGGAGCGCACCGACCGGATTCTGGCTTCGCTCTCGGAACAGGTGAGTCGGTTTTTGGTGGAGCGTGGTACTGTCCGTGCTTTATAA
- a CDS encoding DUF721 domain-containing protein produces MPLKDGITALLKAYRLQGKLNEVTVVASWERVMGKAVAMKTQQVYVSNGKLFVRLSSAPLKHELVMAKTRVLDIINAEVGEQVISEVIFL; encoded by the coding sequence GTGCCTTTGAAGGACGGTATTACGGCATTGCTTAAGGCTTACCGGTTGCAGGGCAAATTGAATGAGGTAACCGTAGTAGCCAGTTGGGAGCGGGTAATGGGCAAGGCGGTGGCTATGAAAACCCAACAGGTATATGTGAGCAACGGCAAACTGTTTGTGCGCCTGAGCTCGGCCCCTCTCAAGCATGAGCTGGTGATGGCTAAGACCCGGGTGCTGGATATTATCAATGCCGAAGTGGGTGAGCAGGTTATTTCAGAAGTCATCTTCTTATAG
- a CDS encoding helix-turn-helix domain-containing protein, which yields MPHQGEILQEAIKNSGISITRIVEELGITRPTIYRKFKDETLDYAFVKRIGDIISHDFSNDFTLPQQASLPFVTSGYNVTPVTPITNRHSVTPSSVSLTDQDYAKQLMVLQNKYIALLEAYNELLLKVYGPR from the coding sequence ATGCCACATCAGGGCGAAATCCTGCAGGAAGCCATTAAAAACAGCGGTATTTCCATTACACGTATAGTGGAAGAACTGGGTATTACACGCCCTACTATCTATCGTAAATTCAAAGATGAAACACTTGATTACGCTTTTGTAAAACGTATCGGTGATATAATTTCGCATGACTTTTCGAACGACTTTACATTACCGCAACAAGCATCTTTGCCATTTGTAACATCCGGTTATAATGTTACACCTGTTACACCTATTACAAATCGGCATTCCGTTACACCTTCTTCTGTATCATTAACTGATCAGGACTATGCCAAGCAGCTAATGGTCCTCCAAAACAAGTACATAGCACTGTTAGAGGCTTACAATGAGTTGCTGCTTAAAGTGTATGGTCCACGCTAA
- a CDS encoding glycerophosphodiester phosphodiesterase has translation MPHTIASRPEVHGHRGCRGLRPENTMPGFLHALSLGVDVLELDVVISADNQVVVSHEPWFSSAICRLPSGLPIPSGSEQEHNLYQLPYSAIKQYDCGLTPHPGFPFQQPVAAVKPLLRDVLTQVSAAAQTMGRALPRFSIEIKSEPGGDGVFHPAPARFVQLVMEVVLASEFQDRTTLLSFDPRILQVAHTQYPTVPLCLLVEDEIPLSTHLQKLGFIPAVYGPRFSLVTAELVAAVHVLGMRIIPWTVNEPDAMKALLSMHVDGLTTDYPDRLALLTS, from the coding sequence ATGCCACATACTATTGCCTCCCGCCCAGAAGTCCATGGACATCGTGGATGCCGGGGCCTGCGTCCAGAAAATACCATGCCCGGATTCTTACACGCCCTTTCCCTGGGCGTAGACGTGTTGGAGCTGGATGTAGTTATCTCTGCCGATAACCAAGTAGTGGTGTCGCACGAGCCGTGGTTTTCCTCGGCTATCTGCCGCTTGCCATCAGGGCTGCCTATTCCCTCTGGTTCCGAGCAGGAGCACAATCTTTACCAGCTCCCCTATAGTGCTATTAAGCAGTATGACTGTGGCCTGACGCCGCATCCGGGTTTTCCTTTTCAACAACCAGTAGCGGCCGTCAAGCCCTTGCTACGCGACGTTCTCACGCAGGTATCGGCGGCTGCCCAAACGATGGGTCGTGCGCTGCCCCGTTTCAGTATTGAGATTAAGAGTGAGCCAGGCGGTGATGGTGTTTTTCATCCTGCGCCGGCGCGCTTCGTGCAGCTCGTTATGGAGGTTGTGCTGGCCTCCGAATTTCAGGACCGCACTACCCTGCTCAGCTTTGATCCTCGCATCCTGCAGGTAGCCCATACGCAGTATCCCACGGTGCCTTTGTGCCTGTTGGTGGAGGATGAAATCCCTCTGTCAACTCATCTTCAAAAGCTGGGGTTTATACCCGCTGTCTATGGCCCGCGCTTCTCCCTGGTTACGGCCGAACTGGTAGCGGCTGTTCACGTGCTGGGTATGCGGATTATCCCCTGGACAGTGAATGAACCCGATGCTATGAAAGCTCTACTGTCTATGCACGTAGATGGGCTTACCACGGATTATCCTGACCGTCTAGCGCTGCTAACCTCCTGA
- a CDS encoding DUF2939 domain-containing protein: MKKLLIIAVLAALGIGGYLYYKRLTGGPEYALIQAVKAAKMHDVATFEHYVDLHTLTDNLVEQMTDQRVMEAIPGGSSMLMQGALRLLKPQLGQVARQEIVRYIEANPDQAAARPALPVKVLGMAGSIISPDSRFKGIKYNQRQGDEALVGLEFTQPRYDTTLVLEVKLQNQGDHWQVKQITNGGQLARHVARLEKERNQSR; the protein is encoded by the coding sequence ATGAAGAAATTATTGATCATAGCCGTGCTGGCTGCATTGGGCATAGGTGGCTACCTGTATTATAAGCGACTGACAGGCGGGCCGGAGTATGCGTTGATACAGGCGGTGAAAGCAGCGAAAATGCACGACGTAGCCACGTTTGAGCACTACGTAGACCTGCACACGCTGACAGATAACCTGGTGGAGCAAATGACTGACCAGCGCGTGATGGAAGCCATTCCGGGTGGGAGCAGCATGCTGATGCAGGGCGCGCTTCGCTTGCTTAAACCGCAGCTGGGCCAGGTAGCCCGGCAGGAGATAGTGCGCTACATTGAAGCCAACCCGGACCAGGCCGCAGCCCGGCCGGCATTGCCCGTGAAGGTGCTGGGGATGGCCGGATCCATTATCAGCCCCGATAGCCGCTTTAAGGGTATCAAATACAATCAGCGCCAGGGAGACGAAGCTCTGGTAGGTCTGGAGTTCACCCAGCCCCGCTATGATACGACTCTGGTACTGGAGGTGAAGCTGCAGAACCAGGGTGACCACTGGCAGGTAAAGCAGATAACCAATGGAGGACAGCTGGCCCGGCATGTAGCCCGGCTGGAGAAGGAGCGCAACCAAAGTCGATAA
- a CDS encoding PLD nuclease N-terminal domain-containing protein, with product MNKLAPYLNRVAVALPMLALLLVMSSCSRYNANGGLATWGYVLLALDILAMIDVFRQPWSIGKKLLWAAIIFFFPLGGLIIYYLFAGRGKA from the coding sequence ATGAATAAGCTTGCTCCCTATCTGAACCGTGTAGCTGTGGCTCTGCCTATGCTGGCCCTGCTCTTGGTTATGTCTTCGTGCAGCCGCTACAATGCGAATGGTGGTCTGGCTACCTGGGGCTACGTGTTGCTGGCTCTGGATATCCTGGCCATGATTGATGTATTCCGTCAGCCCTGGTCTATTGGCAAGAAGCTCCTGTGGGCAGCCATCATCTTCTTCTTCCCCCTGGGTGGTCTTATCATCTATTACCTTTTTGCCGGTCGCGGCAAAGCCTAA